In the Desulfallas thermosapovorans DSM 6562 genome, TGATAAATTCGCCGGTGGTGTGCACATTTTGCATGGCAATGCCCAGGTTCACCGCTTCAATACCATGCTCATTAAAAATATGGGTGTCGCTGCCCCCGCCCGTGCCTTTGACCACGGGCTCTAGACCTATGTCCAATGCCGCATTGCGGGCTAACTCAACCACCGGCGCATCGCCGGGTACATCCATGGCCGGATAAACCGTTTCCACTTTTATCTGCACCCGGGCTCCACCTTCCCGGGCCGCCCTCTCCAGCGCCTCGCAAATAGCCCGGGTTTGCTTGATCCGTTTATCTTCCTGCAGGCTTCTGGTTTCACCTTTAATAGTTACTTTCTCGGGCACAATATTAATGGCCGTACCACCGGAAATAATGCCGATATTGGCGGTGGTTTCGTGATCTATGCGGCCCAATTGCATGGCTGCTATGGCCCGGGATGCCACCTGAATGGCATTCACTCCATCTTCGGGGTTAATACCGGCGTGGGCTGCGGTGCCAAGCATTTCAGCATATATCTCGTCCTGGGAAGGACCACGTGTGATAATGGTGCCCGCCGGGCCGTTGCTGTCCAGTACATAGCCCATCCGGGCCGTCAGGCGGGAAAAATCCAGGTACTTGACGCCCGATAATCCCACTTCTTCACACACGGTAAAAACCAGTTCCAGGTCACCAAAGGGTAATTTTTGTTCCTGCAGCACCCGTACCGCCTCCAGTATGGCAGCTATACCCGCTTTGTCATCGGCACCCAGAACGGTATCTCCCGCCGAGCGGATGACGCCGTTTTCTTCCACGGGTTTAATGCCGCAGCCCGGAGTTACCGTGTCCATGTGGGCCGAGAACATCAGGGCCGGTGCTTGGGCATTGCCGGCCAGACGGGCAATGAGATTACCCGTGTCCGATCCGGTTCGGGAACCGGCCTCATCTACATGGACGGTAAATCCCAACCTTTGTAGTTTTTCCTTAAGCAGTGCGGCCATTTGTCCCTCCCGGCGGCTTTCACTGTCCACCTGTACCATTTCCATAAACTCGGCCACCAGCCGCTCCCTGTTTATCAATCCAACCCCACCTTTGCAAACTATTGTTGTTAATATAATAACCGCCGGAAGCCCGGCTGTAAAACCGGCTTTCGGCGGTTATTATGGATTTGTTTATATTTATTTATTACGATATTGCAGTTGCTTTAATAAACTTTAAGCCTGACCCCTGGCCAGCTCGCGGCCCTTTTCCAGGGCTTCGCCGTTTAAGGGGATTAGATTGTGGTGTTTGGGCGGCAGCACCTTTTTCAGCGATTCCAGTACGCCTTCGTTGGATACTACGCCGGTTAGTTCCAGTAAAGCTCCCAGGATAATATTGTTGGCCACTTTGCCGTTGCCCAACTCCTCGGCCATGTCGTTAGCCGGCACATATACGGTGCGCACATCGGTGCGCTGGGTTTTAATATCAATCAACGAGCTGTTTACCAGAATCAAACCGCCCGGTACCACCGTGGGTTCAAATTTTTCCAGGGAAGGCCGGTTCATGGCAATCAGCACGGTGGGTTCGCTGACCACCGGTGAGCTAATGGGTTCAGTGGAAATGGTTATGCCGCAGTTAGCCGTACCGCCGCGCATCTCCGGGCCATAGGAGGGAATCCAGGCCACATGTTTATCCTCGATCATTCCGGCGTAGGCCAGCAGCTGTCCGGTGGATAAAACACCTTGCCCCCCGAAACCCGCGATTAAGATACCTTCAAACATTATATCTGCACCTCCTCCGCCGGAGTTTTGTGTTCACCAAGCGGGTAGTAAGGAATCATATTCTCTTCCAGCCACTTCAGTGCCTCCAGAGGGGGCAGGCCCCAGTTGGTGGGGCAAGAACCCAGTATTTCCACCAGGGTAAAGCCGTCTCCGCGCATTTGTACTTCAAAAGCTTTGCGTATGGCCTTTTTGGCCTGGGCTATATGCTTGGGGTTGTGCAGAGATACCCGGGCCAGGTAAGCACTGCCATCCAGCGGGGCCAGCATTTCACAAACCTTTACGGGCATACCATTGGCATCCTTATCCCGCCCGTAGGGAGTGGTGGTGGTTTTCTGGCCCAATAACGTGGTGGGGGCCATCTGGCCGCCGGTCATGGCGTAAACCGCATTGTTGACGAAAATAACGGTTATCTTTTCGCCCCGGGCCGCCGCGTGCACCAGCTCGCCCGTGCCGATGGCCGCCGCGTCGCCGTCACCCTGGTAGGTAAACACCAGCCGGTCGGGCAGCACCCGCTTGATGCCCGTACCCACCGCCGGTGCCCGGCCGTGGGCGGCCTGGTACATATCTATATCCAGGTAATTATAAATAAATACGGAACAGCCCACCGGTGCTATACCCAGGGCGCGCTCGTATATACCCATTTCATCAATAACTTCGGCCACCAAACGGTGGGCAATGCCATGGGTGCAGCCCGGACAGTAATGGAATGGTAAATCAGCCAGCGCCTCCGGCCTGGTAAAAACTTTTTTCATTATACCGCACCCCCGTTGTACAGTTTTTTAACCTCCGCCAGCACATCCCGGGCCACGGGCAGCATACCGCCCACCCGGCCATAGAAATGCACCGGCTTTTTACCCGCCACCGCCAGCCGCACGTCTTCCACCATTTGGCCCATGTTCATTTCCACCGTCAGGAACTGTTCAGCCGTCTCCCGTAAACGGGCTATCACTCCGGCAGGGAAGGGCCAAACTGTAATGGGGCGGATCAAACCAACCGCCAGGCCCTCCTGCCGGGCACGATCAACCACAGCCTTGCAGATTCTGGCACAGGTGCCAAAGGCTACAATGATCATTTTAGCGTCATGCACCTGGTATTCTTCCCAGCGCTGTTCTTCTTTGGTTATGGCCGCATATTTTTGGGACAGCCTGATATTGTGCTTCTCGCATTCTTCAGGCACGATATATAACGAGTTGATTAATCGTTTGGGGCCGCCTTTTTTACGCCCGGTAGCCGCCCATTCTTTTTCCGGCGGTTGCACCAGTTTCTCCTCACCCAGGTCCACCGGTTCCATCATCTGGCCCAATACACCATCGGCCAGCAGCATCACCGGGTTACGGTATTTATCCGCCAAGTCAAAGGCATCCGCCATCAAGTCAATAATCTCCTGCACCGATGCCGGGGCCAGGCAAATCACCCGGTAATCGCCATGACCGCCGCCATTGACGGCCTGGAAATAATCGGACTGGGCCGGGGCAATGTTACCCAGGCCGGGACCGCCCCGCATCATGTTCACTATTACACAGGGCAGCTCGGCACCGGCCAAGTAGGATATACCTTCCTGCATCAAGCTAATACCGGGGCCCGAGGATGAAGTCATTACCCGGGCACCGGCCCCGGCGGCGCCAAAGACCATATTGGCCGCCGCTGTTTCACTCTCCGATTGCAAATACACACCGCCCACCTCGGGCATACGCTTGGCCAGGTAGTGTGGCAATTCACTCTGCGGGGTAATGGGGTAACCGAAGAAATAGCGACAACCGGCCCGCACGGCACCTTCTCCGATGGCCTCATTACCTTTCATCAATATTTTAGCCAACCTTTTTTTCCTCCTTTGCCACTTCAATTACCAGGTCCGGACACATGCGGGCACACAGTGCACACCCGGTGCATTTTTCAGGTTCTTCCACGGTAGCCGGGTGAAATCCCATGACATTGATATGCCCGGCCATTTTAATTAATTGTTTGGGACACACCGCTGCGCATAATTGACAACCTTTGCAGCGCTCTTCCCGAAATGTTATTTGCGCCAAAAAGAGCCCTCCTTAATACCTGGATAATGTATAGATAAAATTGATAGTAGCTATTAGTGTCGCACATTTGTCACCGGTTAAACTAGCTATTTGGTTATCTTGAGCGTTGGCCAATGATCTTTGGCGTCCCCGTGTTTTCTAAAATAAGCCTGACCCCTTGGCCCAGGGAGGCATCATGTTTTTTTCAATGGGGAATAGCGGTATACCCGGTATGCGCCCGGTTATCTCCCGGGCCAGTGGGCTGTGCACGGCTACAAAGGCTACCGGTAGTCCCAGCTGCCGCGCCGCATCCTCAATGATGGCATGGCCATTTAAAACCGTATCCGGGTCAGTGGCGGAGCCCAGATTGGTATTGCTCACCAGAGCGGTTACCTGCAGGCGGGATGCCTTTTCCACCGACCGCAACATTTTAATTATTCCCTCTGCCGTACCGGTAAAGGGACGACAAGCATTGGCCACAAAATACATGTTATAAGACCCGGCGGGCAAGTAATGTTTAAACCGGCCCAGGGCAACAGCACCGATATCATCGCCGCCGACATCAAAAACGCCCATGCACCGTTCATCTTCCAAAACACCTATAATAGACGGTGGCAGGGCGGGCACATCGGCACCCGCCAGTTCGCCCGGCGGGCATATCACGCGCAAACCCGTTTTCTCCAGTTCATCACGCATCAACCTGGTACGAAAATAAGGATTAATAATATCTAAATCCACAATACCAACCCGTGGGTATTGTCCTTTCAGCCACAGGGCAAAGTTTATAGACAGCTCGGTCTTGCCGCTGCCTAAATTGCCTGTAAATAAAGTAATTCTTTTGAAATCGCTCAGCAATTGAATACACTCCTAATTCGTGACCAACAAGTAATTATTCGACATTATTTCTCAGGTTCCTTCTCCCGGCCCAACATATCCAGATAATTCAGTATAATGTTTCGGGAAATAATTTGGGTCAGGGAATATTTTTCTGTAATTATATGCAGTATTACCAGCACCGTCAGGTAACCGGTACGGTAATAACCCTCCAGGGATACAGCTGCTGTTAATCCAATGACTATACCCAGCGTGTTGGACCCGGCATCCCCCATCATGGCCCTGGCTTTAAGATCCGCCGGCAAAAAGGCCAGCAGTGTACCCAGCACCATGGTGGCCAAAACGGCCTCGGGACCACCCAGCGCCGCGGGCAGCAAAACTGCGTACAGCAGCACGAATACTTTGCCGGCGCGACCGGGTCGCAGGTCAAACAAATTGACCAGGTTAACCGACAGGGCTATGATCAGAGTGCTGTCCAGTACACGCCTAATATCACCGTGGTATACCTGCACCGCTAGAAAAAGCGCCAGTATGCCACCTCCCAGCGCTTTGACGGCCCCGGTGGTTAAACGTCCCCGGGCCAGGGCTTTAAAGTGACCTATTAATCCACTGGCGTCACGGCTGCCCCAAAAATCATCCATGAGCCCCAAAAAGGTGGCTCCGGCCATGGCCAGTAAATAAATCAACGCAATAGCACGTAATCCTGCCGGCCAGAAATAAAACAAGGGTAGTACTGCTGTTAACGTAGAAATAAAAAAAACAACCCCTGCGGCCAGAGGTATCTTTTCTCCCTTGAAATTCGGTCGCACAAATTCAGCCCGGACAATCATATCCAAAATTTTTTCCCTGATGAACAAAGCAATAAAAAAAGCCAGTCCCAAACCCACCGGCAAATAAAATAATTCCGGCTGCCAGTTCAATGATTTCACCTCGAAACTTATTTCACAGCGGCTCTGGCCAGTACCAGGGCCACGTGACAAAACTGTCTGCCCCGGTGCCAGAAACCCTTCAAGTCACGACCGGTTTCAGCATGGGTCATTTGCACCGGCACTTCCAGCACCTTAAACCCCGCCCGGACCGCCTTAATGGTCAGGCCAACCTCCACCCCGTAGCCCGAGGCAAAGGGTAGCAATTTTTCCATTACCTGACGGGTCATCACCCGCTGGCCTGATAAGGGGGATTGCATTTCCAACCCGGTGTAAAATTTAATACCTTTCCTGGCCAATCCTTTAACCAGGCCGAAGCCCCCTTTGCGCCGGGGCGGCGGAAACCGGGCCACGGTCATATCCGCCTGACCCGCCAGTACCGGTTCCAGTAACCACCGGGCTTCCCTGGCTGTCTCGCCCAAATCACCATCCAGCAGCATGATCACACCGGCATTAATATCCGCGCTGCCCCGGTTCAAAGCAGCACCTTTGCCGCTGTTCCGGGGCATGCTGATCACCCTGGCCCCCGCGGCAGCAGCCAGCTGTGCCGTACGGTCGGTGGACGCATCATCCACCACCACAATTTCGTTGACTTCAGGCAGCGCGGCCAGCGAGGCCACGGTGGCGCCGATATATTTTTCTTCATTAAATGCCGGTATGAGAGCCACAACCCGCTTTAACGACATTTACACCCTCGTTCCTTTCCTAAACCAAATCTACTGAACCGGTAAATCGGGCAGCAGCCTTTGGGCCGTGGATTTAATACCATAGTGGCCGGGTTGGCCGCTTAGTGCCAGCACCATAGCAAATTGACCCGGTACGGTATCAATATTATCCACTGTGCTAATGTGTTTGCGCTGGTATTCTTTCATTGATGACAAAGTGACATCGGTTTCCTCCACGCCCACCACCGGTATGTTTAACTCGTTGAAATAATCTATTAAAGAGATATCAATTTGCATGTTGCGGTTGATATCATTGTAACTGCCGCCGACAATGATGATACCATCTACCGGGTTACCATACTGGCCGCTGGTTTTAAGCAATTCTTTTTCCACCAGGTGCCCGATCACCAACGTATTTTCACCGGTATTTATATTGTTAGCTATTTCCATTGCCAGCCTTTTATATAATTCATCAGTGGTATTAACGGGCCAACCGAGTTCCTGCTGCAAAGCCTCGATGGTTTTCTGCTCATCGCCAATGGCGTTGACTGAAGTAACTGAAATAATACTGCCCCCGGCGGCTTCTATTACCCCGGCAACTTCCGGGGGAAAACCAAAGTTATTTAACTCCACCAGGGCATAATTTTTACCGGCCAGTTTACCCGCCGCCAAAACCGGCAGCACTTGTTTTTCAAATTGTTTATGCATATTGGAGTCGGTTTCCAGTGTATTGGCCCGGGCTTGAATGGTTTCATTGGTTTCCCGTAATGACTGCAACTGGCTTTCCAACCTGTCTGTAACCTGTTTCTGGTAATCAATCAGCGCGTCATTACCCAGTAAAGTACTGCCGATTAAAATGCCGATACCCAAAGCCAAAAACACCGCCACCAGCGATGCAATATGGTATTTGTAATCAATAATCATTAATTATCACCTTGGTTTCCCGTTAGATTCCCACCAGCAGTCGAAATTGAATAAACAAAAGCCGCAACAATTCCCTGGTTGAAGGAGAAATCACCGCCACAGCGGCCACAGGCAGCATCGCGGCAACAAAAATGGGGGCCAGGTGTTTGGCACGCAGTCTGCTTTTATACAGTTTGCTGACCCCTTTGGCATCAATTAACACCGAACCCACCTTGGCCCGCACCAAAAAAGTACTGGCCATGCCTTTACGGCCTTTTTCCAGAAAATCTATCATATTGGAATGGGTACCAACCGCCACAATCAGCTCGGCCCCCTTTTCGTAGGCAATTAGCATCGCTATATCCTCGCTGGTGCCCGGCGCGGCGAAGGTTATCGCCGGCAAGCCCATTTCCTGTAACCGGGCCATGCCGGGTGCCCGGCCGTCCGGGTAGGCATGCACCACCAGTTCGGCACCGCATTGCAGCGTTTTATCGCTGACGCTATCCATATCACCCACTATAACATCAGGCTTCAATCCAAACTCCATTAAAGCGTCGGCCCCACCGTCAACACCTATCAGCACAGGCTTTATTTCGTATATATAGGACTTTATTGCCCGCAGGTCTTCTTTATAATTTTTGCCGCGCACTACTATCAAGGCGTGCTTGTCCTTAAAGGTGGTTTTAACATCGGGAACTTTATACTGGCCGCAAATCAGGCCAATTTCATTTTGGGCATAATCCATGGTATTTTGTACAAAACTGGACAATACGCTTTCCAAATTGGCCTTGGTGGCCTCCATTTTTTGTTTTATAATATCAACGGTCAACTCTTCACCACTACACAGTACCCGGCCCGCGTGAATTATCTGGCCGTTCTTTACTTCAATTTCCTGGCCTTCCGTCAATATTGAAAATAAATCACTCTCCGGGCAGTCCACCAGTTTAATACCGGCTTCCACAATGGTCAAAGGCCCGCAATTGGGATAAACTTCACTCATGGATGAACTGACATTGACCACCGCTTTTACATGGGCTTCCACAAGGGCATTGGCGGCCACTTCGTCCAGATCGCGGTGATCTATTACGGCAATATCTCCATGCTGCAAGCGTTTAACCAGATGCTTGGTTTTTTTATCGAGCCGGACTGTGCCTTTGATGGCCACATTATCACCACCTTAATTTTCTCATTTTACAGTTTTTGCTTATTGCCGTCAAGACCGCACCGGTGCCAAAATAAGTAAATTTATATTATATATGTTATGATTCCAATATATGTTATGATTTCACGACACAAACCTTTCACATTATATATCATAAACCAAAATAAAAACACCGCCAATTTATTGTCTTTAGAAAAACTAATAAATTATTGGTGTTAGAAATTTGCATTTTAAAATCGTAAGTAGTAATTCTCATTTTTTTAAATATGAAGATTTTATACTAGCTGACTTTGGCTTCAATGCGCAATTTGTCGGCTACCATGGCAATGAACTCGGAATTGGTAGGTTTACCGCGCTGAAGGTTAATGGTATAACCGAAAAATTTGGTCATCATTTCAATGTTACCCCTATCCCAGGCCAGCTCGATAGCATGCCGTATAGCCCTTTCCACCCTGCTGGGAGTGGTTTGATATTTATGGGCGATCATGGGGTACAATTCTTTAGTTACCGCCCCAAGCAAATTTACATCTTCGATAACCTGTAAAATGGCGTCCCGCAGGTAATGATAACCTTTTATATGGGCGGGCACACCCATCTCATGGATAATATTTGTAACCGCAACATCAAGATTTTTGGGCTTGGCCACCGAAATATACTGGGCTACCTTAAATCCCCCGGCCAACTGTTTTATTCTGGTGGCCAGCACCGAAAAATCAAAGGGTTTTAATATATAATAATCTGCCCCCAATTCAACAGCCCTCTGGGTTATACTTTCCTGGCCAAAGGCAGTCAGCATGATCACCCGGGGTCGATGTTGAAATTCATTTAATTTTTCCAGCACACCGATACCATCCAAATGGGGCATGATCAGGTCCAGCACCAAAATATCGGGTTCTTCTTCCTGGATTAAATCCAGTGCTTCCAAACCGTTTTGGGCGATACCCACCAGGTTCAAGTCTTCCTGTTCCTGCAGAAATTCCTTTAATAATTCACAAAATTCACGATTATCATCAGCTATTATAATTTTAATTACCTTTCTCATTGATTTCCCGCCTCCTAAAAACTTCTTTTTTATCTCTGAGTATTTACTTTCGACGTGGAGGGGGGAATACCTTTATTTTTTTTTAACTTTTTTGTTAAATTTTTACTATTTTATTTCTACACGTTAATAATTATCCCGCTATCCTTTCCGCATGCTCTATATTTAACAGATTTGCTTCTTTTAACATATTTTCTGCCAGAACACCATACCCTTTGGCAGGATCATTGATAAAAACATGGGTTACCGCCCCCACCAGCCTGCCGTTTTGTATAATGGGACTGCCGCTCATGCCCTGGATAATGCCGCCGGTACGGTCCAATAATCTTTTATCGATAACTTTGATTACCATTCCCTTACCCTGGTTATCCGCGGGCAAAATATCCTCAATTTCTATATTAAATCTTTCTATTTTATTTTCGTCAAGAACCGTTAATATTTCGGCCGGGCCCTTTTTAATTTGATATTTCATGGCCACGGGTACGGGCTGGTTATAATAAGGGTTACGGATACCCTTTTGCAATTTACCAAAAATGCCGCAGGTGGTATTCTTTTCAATGTCTCCGATTATATCGCTACTGCCTTTAAATACACCCAGCTTTTCTCCCGGAGCACCCTTTTTGCCCGGGTGCAGCCCTTTAACGGCGGCCTCCACTATCTTACCGTTCACCGGGTTTAATCTATGGCCGCTTTCAAAATCAGTGATCATATGGCCCAGCGCTCCGTAGGTTTTTGTTCTTGGTTCATAAAAGGTCAGTGTCCCTACACCGGCAGTGCTGTTTTTAATAAACAGCCCAATGCGATAACGGCCAGTTTTGTCACACAGGATAGGTTCAATCCTGGCCAGCCTGTTTTTATTTCCCTGTTTAACCAGTAAAGATATTTTTTTTCCTTGTTTCCCGTATTTATCAACAAGTTCCTGTAATTGATTTTCACTGGTAATTTTTGCGCCGTTGATCTGTAAAATCAAGTCGCCCACTGAAATACCGGCTGCCCTTGCCGGGTAGTATGTTTGACCGTCCTTCTCCACAGCGGCTTCCCCCACTACCATGACACCCTCGGTATGCAATAAAACACCAATGGATTGCCCCCCTGGAATGACATGTGGGGGATCCACCACATTTACCACCATGCGATGAATGGGCAGCAAACCAAAAAGCTTCATCTGCATTTCCATTTGCCCCGTTTTTAAAGCTACGGGCAGTATTTCTTCAGGATTATAAGTAAATTCCCGGTATTGGTTACCGTCAACTGAAAATATTTCAGACGCCGCACGCAGGTTCAAACTTACGTTTTGAATAAAAATCTCCGGCAGTTCAATGCCCGTTGCAATTCTATCACCCACATTGATATACTGCCGGGTGGGTAGAAAATAAAGCCAGTAAGAATTAAGGGTAATAAAAGTTGCCATCAGAGCAAATACTAGTACAAACAGGGTTCCCAGTGATCTGTGATGATTGCTGCGTTTCAGACAACATTCCCCCTTATGCAAAATGTTTTACTTTTAATAAAAAATGGTCAAAAAAAATCACCGCCCTTCCCTTTCGCAGTGTAAAAAAATTTGTGTAATTAAATTGGCCCGGTTCATGTCCATTTATTCCGCCCTTTTGTACCTCTCTTTGGAAAGGCCTGCAGTCATGCCGTCCCCTTTTGTTCTGTAACATATTGATAACGGGCACAAAAAAAATGGTTGGCATATTTTTCGAAGTTGCCAACCAATTAGTTCCAATTGGCGCCTGGTGTTGCAAGATAAGCTAAAAAGCTTTTAACCTTATATGCATGCCTTTCCAGGGCGCAAAACGTTATGAAAGAATTTCTTTCAGACTTTCAACACCCGGCACTAAAGCTAGATTCGCCAATCTTTTAATTTTCGGAACTGCGCAGCAAAAGATTACGCGCGTGGTGATAAAGAGCTGTGGATTCCCGATCGCCCCCTAGCAT is a window encoding:
- a CDS encoding M20/M25/M40 family metallo-hydrolase, with product MINRERLVAEFMEMVQVDSESRREGQMAALLKEKLQRLGFTVHVDEAGSRTGSDTGNLIARLAGNAQAPALMFSAHMDTVTPGCGIKPVEENGVIRSAGDTVLGADDKAGIAAILEAVRVLQEQKLPFGDLELVFTVCEEVGLSGVKYLDFSRLTARMGYVLDSNGPAGTIITRGPSQDEIYAEMLGTAAHAGINPEDGVNAIQVASRAIAAMQLGRIDHETTANIGIISGGTAINIVPEKVTIKGETRSLQEDKRIKQTRAICEALERAAREGGARVQIKVETVYPAMDVPGDAPVVELARNAALDIGLEPVVKGTGGGSDTHIFNEHGIEAVNLGIAMQNVHTTGEFINVDDLVMDASYVLAIIKAAVTCGAGKGE
- a CDS encoding 2-oxoacid:acceptor oxidoreductase family protein; its protein translation is MFEGILIAGFGGQGVLSTGQLLAYAGMIEDKHVAWIPSYGPEMRGGTANCGITISTEPISSPVVSEPTVLIAMNRPSLEKFEPTVVPGGLILVNSSLIDIKTQRTDVRTVYVPANDMAEELGNGKVANNIILGALLELTGVVSNEGVLESLKKVLPPKHHNLIPLNGEALEKGRELARGQA
- a CDS encoding thiamine pyrophosphate-dependent enzyme, with amino-acid sequence MKKVFTRPEALADLPFHYCPGCTHGIAHRLVAEVIDEMGIYERALGIAPVGCSVFIYNYLDIDMYQAAHGRAPAVGTGIKRVLPDRLVFTYQGDGDAAAIGTGELVHAAARGEKITVIFVNNAVYAMTGGQMAPTTLLGQKTTTTPYGRDKDANGMPVKVCEMLAPLDGSAYLARVSLHNPKHIAQAKKAIRKAFEVQMRGDGFTLVEILGSCPTNWGLPPLEALKWLEENMIPYYPLGEHKTPAEEVQI
- a CDS encoding 3-methyl-2-oxobutanoate dehydrogenase subunit VorB, with protein sequence MAKILMKGNEAIGEGAVRAGCRYFFGYPITPQSELPHYLAKRMPEVGGVYLQSESETAAANMVFGAAGAGARVMTSSSGPGISLMQEGISYLAGAELPCVIVNMMRGGPGLGNIAPAQSDYFQAVNGGGHGDYRVICLAPASVQEIIDLMADAFDLADKYRNPVMLLADGVLGQMMEPVDLGEEKLVQPPEKEWAATGRKKGGPKRLINSLYIVPEECEKHNIRLSQKYAAITKEEQRWEEYQVHDAKMIIVAFGTCARICKAVVDRARQEGLAVGLIRPITVWPFPAGVIARLRETAEQFLTVEMNMGQMVEDVRLAVAGKKPVHFYGRVGGMLPVARDVLAEVKKLYNGGAV
- a CDS encoding 4Fe-4S binding protein; protein product: MAQITFREERCKGCQLCAAVCPKQLIKMAGHINVMGFHPATVEEPEKCTGCALCARMCPDLVIEVAKEEKKVG
- a CDS encoding glycosyltransferase family 2 protein, with the translated sequence MSLKRVVALIPAFNEEKYIGATVASLAALPEVNEIVVVDDASTDRTAQLAAAAGARVISMPRNSGKGAALNRGSADINAGVIMLLDGDLGETAREARWLLEPVLAGQADMTVARFPPPRRKGGFGLVKGLARKGIKFYTGLEMQSPLSGQRVMTRQVMEKLLPFASGYGVEVGLTIKAVRAGFKVLEVPVQMTHAETGRDLKGFWHRGRQFCHVALVLARAAVK
- a CDS encoding copper transporter, producing MIIDYKYHIASLVAVFLALGIGILIGSTLLGNDALIDYQKQVTDRLESQLQSLRETNETIQARANTLETDSNMHKQFEKQVLPVLAAGKLAGKNYALVELNNFGFPPEVAGVIEAAGGSIISVTSVNAIGDEQKTIEALQQELGWPVNTTDELYKRLAMEIANNINTGENTLVIGHLVEKELLKTSGQYGNPVDGIIIVGGSYNDINRNMQIDISLIDYFNELNIPVVGVEETDVTLSSMKEYQRKHISTVDNIDTVPGQFAMVLALSGQPGHYGIKSTAQRLLPDLPVQ
- the steA gene encoding putative cytokinetic ring protein SteA; translated protein: MAIKGTVRLDKKTKHLVKRLQHGDIAVIDHRDLDEVAANALVEAHVKAVVNVSSSMSEVYPNCGPLTIVEAGIKLVDCPESDLFSILTEGQEIEVKNGQIIHAGRVLCSGEELTVDIIKQKMEATKANLESVLSSFVQNTMDYAQNEIGLICGQYKVPDVKTTFKDKHALIVVRGKNYKEDLRAIKSYIYEIKPVLIGVDGGADALMEFGLKPDVIVGDMDSVSDKTLQCGAELVVHAYPDGRAPGMARLQEMGLPAITFAAPGTSEDIAMLIAYEKGAELIVAVGTHSNMIDFLEKGRKGMASTFLVRAKVGSVLIDAKGVSKLYKSRLRAKHLAPIFVAAMLPVAAVAVISPSTRELLRLLFIQFRLLVGI
- the spo0A gene encoding sporulation transcription factor Spo0A; the protein is MRKVIKIIIADDNREFCELLKEFLQEQEDLNLVGIAQNGLEALDLIQEEEPDILVLDLIMPHLDGIGVLEKLNEFQHRPRVIMLTAFGQESITQRAVELGADYYILKPFDFSVLATRIKQLAGGFKVAQYISVAKPKNLDVAVTNIIHEMGVPAHIKGYHYLRDAILQVIEDVNLLGAVTKELYPMIAHKYQTTPSRVERAIRHAIELAWDRGNIEMMTKFFGYTINLQRGKPTNSEFIAMVADKLRIEAKVS
- the spoIVB gene encoding SpoIVB peptidase, which codes for MGDRIATGIELPEIFIQNVSLNLRAASEIFSVDGNQYREFTYNPEEILPVALKTGQMEMQMKLFGLLPIHRMVVNVVDPPHVIPGGQSIGVLLHTEGVMVVGEAAVEKDGQTYYPARAAGISVGDLILQINGAKITSENQLQELVDKYGKQGKKISLLVKQGNKNRLARIEPILCDKTGRYRIGLFIKNSTAGVGTLTFYEPRTKTYGALGHMITDFESGHRLNPVNGKIVEAAVKGLHPGKKGAPGEKLGVFKGSSDIIGDIEKNTTCGIFGKLQKGIRNPYYNQPVPVAMKYQIKKGPAEILTVLDENKIERFNIEIEDILPADNQGKGMVIKVIDKRLLDRTGGIIQGMSGSPIIQNGRLVGAVTHVFINDPAKGYGVLAENMLKEANLLNIEHAERIAG